A genome region from Rhizophagus irregularis chromosome 14, complete sequence includes the following:
- a CDS encoding uncharacterized protein (SECRETED:cutsite_VKA-QL; SECRETED:prob_0.9854); SECRETED:SignalP(1-20): MKIFILLIGLLLLLIVNVKAQLTCEKYFGVSLCNECQKELWNSGQSPSTCTFFNKLFAEVQYDPYTFNYNLTSYDKAVKKACSIEFSCTYEEGKQIWERVEEKCANELTIYVDWSANPSSLDETVVAPYATLLLFYFAVPEYSSLCHKTSNGELCGIESIRPLVDWLKQEIPEGKVQFSYDFLFAYKEDGTRIKVPMELVTKCSECGKNMMKEYKNWMDQHAVPDPIVKNMFNGSLEAVQEYFSCPILL; the protein is encoded by the exons atgaaaatatttattctctTAATCggtttacttttattattaattgttaatgtTAAGGCTCAATTAACATGCGAAAAATACTTTGGTGTTTCTCTTTGTAATGAATGTCAAAAGGAACTCTGGAATTCTGGACAAAGTCCATCAACATGCACTTTTTTCAACAAACTTTTTGCGGAAGTTCAATATGATCCTTATACTTTTAACTATAACCTAACTTCTTATGATAAAGCAGTGAAAAAAGCTTGTTCAATTGAATTTTCATGTACTTACGAGGAGGGTAAACAAATTTGGGAAAGGGTTGAGGAAAAATGTGCTAACGAATTAACAATTTACGTTGATTGGAGCGCAAATCCTTCGTCACTTGATGAAACTGTTGTCGCACCTTACGCCACTTTATTACTCTTTTATTTTGCTGTACCTGAATATAGTTCTTTATGTCATAAAACTTCAAATGGAG aattgtGCGGTATAGAATCTATTAGACCATTAGTTGATTGGCTTAAACAAGAAATCCCTGAAGGAAAGGTCCAATTTTCATATGATTTCTTATTCGCTTATAAAGAAGATGGAACTCGTATTAAAGTTCCTATGGAATTAGTAACTAAATGTAGTGAATGTGgtaaaaatatgatgaaagaGTATAAAAATTGGATGGATCAACATGCAGTACCTGATCCTATCGTAAAAAATATGTTCAATGGATCTTTAGAAGCAGTTCAAGAATATTTTTCTTGTCCCATATTActctaa